One Cryptomeria japonica chromosome 9, Sugi_1.0, whole genome shotgun sequence genomic window carries:
- the LOC131037934 gene encoding protein OXIDATIVE STRESS 3 LIKE 4 translates to MSIACQSRELVSGPTVGYQVGGQGDGSGYIRQQQQQHQQGAMIRGLSCISIYVHPNNAEDNKPCWKDSDALGGDHDEIFRLVDKERLMDPQLIPASTNGKDSDCNLKAESKLGTGDANCIGVSGGTFQHSSKDSLSECSSSIGKDDSLSSIDDDAGDMEVESKLKGPLDNMAELEDSLPIKRGLSNFFSGKSKSFTCLADVASVKELAKPENPYNKRRRNLLPYSSSWERNRFHSSRNNSSGISKKVMHSSKSTLALAVAMSKSEDSLERNERDIHLPPLPLQGKCQRSFISPRSFSLTDLQGA, encoded by the exons ATGTCAATAGCTTGCCAATCCCGTGAGTTGGTGTCTGGGCCTACGGTTGGCTATCAGGTTGGAGGTCAGGGCGATGGATCTGGGTACATCAGGCAGCAGCAGCAACAACATCAGCAGGGTGCCATGATCAGGGGTTTGTCCTGCATTTCTATATATGTACACCCTAATAATGCCGAAGATAATAAACCCTGCTGGAAGGATTCAGATGCACTTGGAGGAGACCATGATGAGATCTTTCGGTTAGTGGATAAGGAACGATTGATGGATCCTCAGTTGATACCGGCTTCTACAAATGGTAAGGATTCAGACTGCAATTTAAAGGCCGAATCCAAATTGGGTACTGGTGATGCTAACTGCATAGGGGTAAGTGGAGGTACCTTCCAGCATTCGTCCAAGGATTCGTTGTCTGAATGTTCGTCTAGTATAGGCAAGGACGATTCTCTGTCCTCTATAGATGATGATGCAGGTGATATGGAGGTAGAAAGCAAATTGAAGGGACCTTTGGATAACATGGCAGAACTTGAGGACTCTCTTCCAATCAA GAGGGGCCTATCAAATTTTTTCTCCGGAAAGTCAAAATCTTTTACATGTTTGGCAGATGTTGCTTCAGTGAAGGAGCTTGCCAAGCCAGAAAATCCTTACAACAAGAGACGAAGAAATTTATTACCATACAGTAGTAGCTGGGAAAGAAATCGTTTTCACTCTTCACGAAATAACAGTTCTGGCATATCCAAGAAAGTGATGCATTCCAGCAAAAGTACACTTGCTCTTGCTGTTGCCATGAGCAAGTCAGAGGACAGTTTAGAAAGGAATGAAAGAGATATACACCTACCTCCTCTCCCACTGCAAGGGAAGTGTCAGAGAAGTTTTATTTCTCCAAGATCATTCTCATTAACAGATTTACAGGGTGCTTGA